Part of the Ignavibacteria bacterium genome is shown below.
CGGATGTAACAAAAGTTAAGTCCATACCGGAAATTCTGTTCACGTTATCTACATTTATCTCAGGAAATATAACCTGCTCTTTAATACCTATTGTATAATTTCCTCTGCCATCAAAGCTTTTATCAGGCAGCCCCCTGAAATCTCTTATTCTAGGAACTGCAATGCTGATGAACCTGTCAAGGAATTCATACATTCTTGCATTTCTCAAAGTTACTCTAACACCGATATTCACACCTTCACGAAGCTTAAAGTTAGAAACCGATTTTTTTGCTTTTACAACTGCAGGCTTTTGACCTGTAATTGCTTCGATTTCTTTTACAGTTGTCTCAATTAACTTCTGGTCTTGCATTGCCTGGCCTACACCAACATTGATGCAGATTTTTTCAAGCTTA
Proteins encoded:
- the rplE gene encoding 50S ribosomal protein L5, encoding MAKTKQDRKKDDEVKKSKQGEGKKADEGNFVEEKVPARLLETYQKKVVPELMKKFGYTNPNQTPKLEKICINVGVGQAMQDQKLIETTVKEIEAITGQKPAVVKAKKSVSNFKLREGVNIGVRVTLRNARMYEFLDRFISIAVPRIRDFRGLPDKSFDGRGNYTIGIKEQVIFPEINVDNVNRISGMDLTFVTSAKSDEESYELLKQFGVPFVNKNKN